The Gammaproteobacteria bacterium genome window below encodes:
- the hldE gene encoding bifunctional D-glycero-beta-D-manno-heptose-7-phosphate kinase/D-glycero-beta-D-manno-heptose 1-phosphate adenylyltransferase HldE yields MMLSLPDYSQAHVLVVGDLMLDRYWHGSTSRISPEAPVPVVHVGNNEERPGGAANVALNIATLGARVTLLGVVGEDEAGRALQAKLEQAKVRCVFVRFPGIDTITKLRIISRHQQLIRLDFEQSLGQFDQSPLLDTYRRQLANVSAVILSDYGKGTLKEVATLIRLAREQHIPVLVDPKGTDFSKYAGASVITPNFGEFTTVVGDCADEDQIVAKGKKLLAELKLEKLLVTRGEHGMSLLDAELPALHLPTQAREVFDVTGAGDTVISVLGASLACDTPWDESTALANLAAGIVVGKLGTAAITESELRLALKSEQEHDMGVVSENDVIAAVADARARGERIVMTNGCFDILHAGHVSYLEAARRLGDRLIVAVNDDDSVRRLKGAERPINQVEDRMAVLAGLASVDWVVPFGEDTPERLICSILPDILVKGGDYKAEDVAGYDCVTANGGEVKILHFVDGRSTSGIIKKIKSL; encoded by the coding sequence ATGATGCTCTCCCTGCCCGACTACAGCCAGGCCCATGTATTGGTGGTCGGCGATCTGATGCTTGACCGTTACTGGCATGGCTCCACCTCGCGGATTTCGCCGGAAGCCCCGGTGCCGGTGGTCCATGTGGGCAACAACGAAGAACGTCCCGGCGGTGCTGCCAACGTGGCGCTCAACATTGCTACCCTGGGTGCCAGGGTTACTCTGCTGGGCGTGGTCGGTGAAGACGAAGCGGGCCGCGCCCTGCAAGCCAAGCTGGAACAAGCCAAGGTCCGCTGCGTGTTTGTCCGTTTCCCCGGCATCGACACCATCACCAAGCTACGCATCATCAGCCGTCATCAACAGCTGATCCGCCTCGACTTTGAACAGTCACTGGGCCAATTTGACCAAAGCCCACTGCTGGACACCTACCGCCGCCAACTGGCCAATGTCTCTGCGGTGATTTTGTCCGACTACGGCAAGGGCACACTCAAAGAGGTTGCCACCCTGATCCGTTTGGCGCGCGAGCAGCACATCCCGGTACTGGTCGACCCCAAGGGCACCGATTTTTCCAAGTACGCCGGTGCCAGCGTCATTACGCCGAATTTTGGCGAGTTCACCACCGTGGTGGGCGACTGTGCCGATGAAGACCAGATTGTAGCCAAGGGCAAAAAACTGCTGGCAGAATTGAAACTGGAAAAACTGCTGGTCACCCGTGGCGAGCACGGCATGTCGCTGCTTGATGCCGAACTGCCCGCCCTGCACCTGCCCACCCAAGCGCGCGAAGTATTTGACGTCACCGGTGCCGGCGACACGGTCATTTCCGTGCTCGGCGCCTCACTGGCCTGCGACACCCCGTGGGACGAGTCAACCGCCCTGGCCAATCTGGCCGCCGGCATCGTAGTCGGCAAGCTGGGTACCGCCGCCATCACCGAATCTGAACTGCGTCTGGCACTGAAAAGTGAGCAGGAACACGACATGGGCGTAGTCAGCGAAAATGACGTCATCGCCGCCGTGGCCGATGCCCGCGCCCGTGGCGAACGCATCGTCATGACCAACGGCTGTTTTGACATTTTGCACGCCGGTCACGTCAGCTATCTGGAAGCCGCACGCCGCCTGGGCGATCGCCTGATCGTTGCGGTAAACGACGATGATTCCGTACGCCGCCTCAAAGGTGCCGAGCGACCAATCAATCAAGTCGAAGATCGCATGGCGGTCCTCGCCGGTCTGGCCAGCGTCGACTGGGTGGTGCCATTCGGTGAAGACACGCCAGAGCGTTTAATCTGCAGCATTTTGCCGGACATTCTGGTGAAAGGCGGCGACTACAAAGCCGAAGACGTCGCCGGTTACGATTGCGTCACTGCCAATGGCGGTGAAGTAAAAATTCTGCACTTCGTCGATGGCCGATCTACCAGTGGCATCATCAAAAAAATAAAAAGCCTGTAA
- a CDS encoding rhodanese-like domain-containing protein — MSHIISAQQAMKLVNEAGAQLVDVRNPAEYASGAAPGAINIPVSHIPHLATTHLDESKPVVVYCLSGGRSEQARMILQAMGFRDVYNAGGVKNFMSA; from the coding sequence ATGAGTCACATTATCTCCGCACAACAAGCCATGAAACTGGTTAACGAAGCCGGCGCGCAATTGGTGGATGTCCGCAATCCTGCCGAATACGCCAGCGGCGCGGCACCCGGCGCGATCAACATTCCGGTCAGCCATATTCCGCATCTGGCCACCACCCACCTGGACGAGAGCAAGCCAGTGGTGGTCTACTGTCTGAGCGGTGGTCGCAGCGAACAGGCGCGCATGATTCTGCAAGCCATGGGTTTTCGCGATGTTTACAATGCCGGCGGCGTGAAAAATTTCATGTCAGCCTAA
- a CDS encoding glycosyltransferase has product MQISVIVSVYRDVEGLAAIVRALEAQTDTDFELIISEDGESVEMAQFVATLSRARLIHSFQPDIGWRKNKALNNAIRKASGDYLIFIDGDCVPHPRFVESYRKIARVGEIASGRRVMLGAGYSQCLRQEKITTKVISSSYLVRVFPLLWDKAKALEEGLYFSERGIFSALSRRPMRDVLGCNFGVHRTALEAINGFDEDYVGPGAGEDNDIRWRLVKNGVKLVSSRNMAILYHLEHRKTKTSDANYPLMQRKQQEGCVRCQHGLLDLSAESQSV; this is encoded by the coding sequence ATGCAGATATCAGTGATAGTATCGGTTTATCGGGATGTTGAGGGATTAGCGGCGATTGTAAGAGCGCTGGAGGCGCAAACTGATACCGATTTTGAACTGATCATCAGTGAAGACGGCGAATCAGTGGAGATGGCGCAATTTGTGGCTACCTTGAGTCGTGCTCGATTGATTCATTCCTTTCAGCCGGATATTGGTTGGCGCAAGAACAAGGCACTAAACAACGCCATTAGGAAAGCGAGCGGGGATTATCTGATTTTTATCGATGGCGATTGTGTGCCGCATCCCCGTTTTGTTGAGTCTTACCGAAAAATTGCCCGTGTCGGTGAAATTGCTTCTGGGCGCAGGGTGATGTTGGGCGCAGGTTACAGCCAGTGTTTGCGTCAGGAAAAAATTACGACGAAGGTGATTTCATCTTCTTATCTTGTGCGTGTTTTCCCATTGCTATGGGACAAGGCGAAGGCATTGGAGGAAGGACTCTATTTTTCTGAGCGAGGGATTTTTTCGGCACTGTCACGTCGGCCAATGCGAGATGTTCTCGGTTGCAATTTTGGCGTGCATCGCACGGCGCTTGAGGCGATCAATGGTTTTGATGAAGATTATGTTGGGCCTGGTGCCGGTGAGGACAACGATATTCGGTGGCGGTTGGTGAAAAACGGCGTGAAGCTGGTTTCTTCGCGGAACATGGCCATTCTTTATCATCTTGAGCATCGAAAAACTAAGACATCGGATGCCAACTATCCATTGATGCAGCGTAAGCAACAGGAAGGATGCGTGCGCTGCCAGCATGGCCTGTTGGATCTCTCTGCAGAGAGTCAGTCAGTATGA
- a CDS encoding glycosyltransferase family 2 protein gives MSTVDNALSQLSAVIITKNAADTIARTLNSLERFDEVVIYDNGSSDGTLEIVRGYPNVSLHQGEFLGFGPSKNHAVSLARHDWVFSIDADEVLPAALLEELAGLALDEARQAFFVNRTNLFMDKPVHHSGWGGDWLLRLFHRQVHRFTDAMVHEHVATHAETRQIKLKNAMLHYAVTDVAQFLNKINRYSEIRKENAKKSYPLPVILLKAKWAFFRTYVLRRGFMDGWRGLVIAVSNANGVFYKNIKIYAAKKQ, from the coding sequence ATGAGTACGGTAGACAATGCTCTGTCCCAGCTCTCCGCAGTGATTATCACCAAAAACGCGGCGGATACCATCGCACGCACGCTTAACAGTTTGGAGCGTTTTGACGAGGTGGTGATTTACGACAATGGTTCCAGTGATGGTACCCTGGAGATTGTGCGGGGCTATCCCAATGTCAGTCTGCATCAGGGCGAGTTTTTGGGGTTTGGGCCGAGCAAAAACCACGCGGTTTCACTGGCGCGGCATGACTGGGTGTTTTCCATTGATGCCGATGAGGTGTTGCCGGCGGCGTTGCTGGAGGAACTGGCTGGCTTGGCGCTGGATGAAGCCCGTCAGGCTTTTTTTGTGAATCGTACCAATCTGTTTATGGACAAACCCGTGCATCACAGCGGTTGGGGTGGCGATTGGTTGCTGCGCTTGTTTCATCGGCAGGTGCATCGATTCACGGATGCGATGGTGCATGAGCACGTGGCTACGCACGCGGAAACGCGACAAATCAAATTGAAAAACGCAATGCTGCATTATGCAGTGACGGATGTGGCGCAGTTTCTCAACAAGATCAACCGCTATTCTGAAATTCGTAAAGAGAACGCAAAAAAATCCTATCCACTGCCGGTGATTTTGCTTAAAGCCAAGTGGGCGTTTTTTCGCACCTATGTGTTACGGCGCGGGTTTATGGATGGCTGGCGCGGATTGGTGATTGCGGTATCCAACGCCAACGGCGTTTTTTATAAGAACATCAAAATCTACGCGGCGAAAAAACAATGA
- a CDS encoding glycosyltransferase, producing the protein MRIGHINLARGFRGGERQTQLLIEALDRRNELQQSLFIRKESTLATRLASTKSLQITRVGRPFMFSASAARDCQLLHAHEGKAAHFALMANLRYGIPYIITRRVSNRPKDNYFTRQVYRRAARVVAISTAIRDYMLDYDATLPMEVIPSMQAELPVNSLEVEKLRAQYRDKFVVGHIGALVLQHKGQEYLIEAARRLEKTHPQIHFVLLGEGRDGEALRSMAKDVGNITFVGFVDNVGDYISLFDLFVFPSLEEGLGSTLLDVMSFSRPIIASNVDGIPDIVHDNKTGLLVPPQDSDALYQRIVQLHDDHSLRQRLAKAGNALVQSYRPDPLSGDYLNLYRELLK; encoded by the coding sequence ATGAGAATAGGTCATATAAATCTGGCGCGCGGTTTTCGTGGTGGCGAGCGGCAGACCCAGTTGCTGATTGAGGCGCTGGACAGGCGCAACGAATTGCAGCAATCGCTGTTTATCCGCAAAGAATCGACCTTGGCGACGCGTTTGGCATCTACCAAAAGTCTGCAAATAACCCGAGTGGGTCGACCATTTATGTTCAGTGCCAGTGCAGCGCGTGATTGTCAGTTGCTGCATGCGCATGAAGGCAAGGCGGCGCATTTTGCGTTAATGGCGAACCTGCGGTACGGCATTCCGTACATCATTACCCGGCGCGTGTCGAATCGCCCCAAAGACAATTATTTTACCCGCCAGGTGTATCGTCGAGCAGCACGGGTTGTGGCGATTTCTACGGCGATTCGTGATTACATGCTGGACTATGATGCGACACTGCCCATGGAGGTGATTCCTTCCATGCAGGCAGAGCTGCCGGTGAATTCACTGGAAGTGGAAAAACTGCGTGCGCAATATCGAGACAAGTTTGTTGTTGGTCATATTGGCGCGTTGGTTCTGCAGCATAAAGGTCAGGAATATTTGATTGAAGCAGCAAGGCGTTTGGAAAAGACGCACCCACAAATTCATTTTGTGTTGCTCGGTGAAGGCAGGGATGGCGAAGCCTTGCGGTCAATGGCCAAGGATGTAGGTAATATCACCTTTGTGGGTTTTGTCGACAATGTGGGTGATTATATCTCGCTGTTTGATCTGTTTGTGTTTCCCTCGCTGGAGGAAGGGCTGGGGTCAACATTGCTGGATGTGATGAGCTTTTCAAGGCCGATAATAGCCAGTAACGTCGACGGTATTCCCGATATTGTGCATGACAACAAAACCGGTTTGTTGGTGCCGCCGCAGGACAGCGACGCGTTGTATCAGCGGATTGTGCAACTGCACGATGATCACTCGTTGCGGCAACGATTGGCGAAGGCAGGTAATGCCTTGGTGCAATCGTACCGACCTGATCCACTTAGTGGTGATTACCTGAATCTGTATCGCGAGTTGTTAAAATAA
- a CDS encoding MBL fold metallo-hydrolase: MQVRQLFDHDTWTYTYLLWDETTKEAAIIDSVKEKFARDSKYIRELGLTLKYALETHVHADHVTATGLLRNEFGCQTAVHADGGAKCADIQIEEGMVFSLGGQQIHTLHTPGHTSGDVSYVIPGAVFTGDALLIKACGRTDFQQGNSSALYDSIAYKLFTLPDETIVYPGHDYEGFTSSTIGEEKASNPRLAGKTKQEFMHIMDTMNLPKPKRIDIAVPGNLQCGLDNNAA; this comes from the coding sequence ATGCAAGTTCGTCAACTGTTTGATCACGATACCTGGACCTACACCTATCTGTTGTGGGACGAAACCACCAAAGAGGCGGCCATCATCGACTCGGTGAAAGAAAAATTCGCACGTGACAGCAAATACATTCGCGAACTGGGACTGACGCTGAAATACGCGCTGGAAACCCACGTGCATGCCGATCACGTCACCGCTACCGGCCTGCTGCGCAATGAGTTTGGTTGCCAAACTGCGGTGCACGCCGATGGCGGTGCTAAATGCGCAGACATTCAAATTGAAGAAGGCATGGTGTTTTCATTGGGCGGGCAGCAAATCCACACGCTGCACACTCCCGGCCACACCAGCGGCGATGTCAGCTATGTGATTCCCGGCGCAGTGTTTACTGGCGATGCGTTGCTGATCAAAGCCTGTGGTCGAACCGACTTCCAGCAGGGCAATTCCTCTGCGTTGTACGACTCCATCGCTTATAAATTGTTTACGCTGCCAGACGAGACCATCGTCTATCCAGGTCACGATTACGAAGGCTTCACTTCTAGCACCATAGGCGAAGAAAAAGCCTCCAATCCACGCCTGGCCGGCAAAACCAAACAGGAATTCATGCACATCATGGATACCATGAACTTGCCCAAACCCAAACGCATCGACATTGCCGTGCCCGGCAATTTGCAATGCGGTTTGGACAATAATGCCGCCTAA
- a CDS encoding MarR family transcriptional regulator, giving the protein MTNQTTSCLNIQMLRASHWVLKTYEDAYRPHGIRATQVPVLQLIAKHGPVSVKQIAEQSITERSVLSRKLSVMESNGWVAKINVKGTQERLYQVTDLGQQKLAAIEHVRCQTQQRLLDTLTAQEQTLLLGLCEKLTLANS; this is encoded by the coding sequence ATGACCAATCAAACCACCAGCTGCCTGAACATCCAGATGTTGCGCGCCAGCCACTGGGTACTAAAAACCTACGAAGACGCCTATCGCCCCCACGGCATACGCGCCACGCAGGTGCCGGTACTACAGCTGATCGCCAAACATGGCCCAGTCAGCGTCAAGCAAATTGCCGAGCAAAGCATCACCGAACGCAGCGTACTGTCGCGCAAGCTGTCGGTCATGGAAAGCAATGGCTGGGTGGCCAAGATCAACGTCAAGGGAACCCAGGAGCGCCTGTACCAGGTCACTGACCTTGGCCAACAGAAGCTGGCTGCGATTGAGCATGTACGCTGTCAAACGCAACAGCGATTACTCGACACCCTGACAGCGCAAGAACAAACCTTGCTGCTGGGGTTATGCGAAAAACTTACTCTTGCCAATTCCTAA